In a single window of the Biomphalaria glabrata chromosome 5, xgBioGlab47.1, whole genome shotgun sequence genome:
- the LOC106052190 gene encoding zinc finger FYVE domain-containing protein 9-like isoform X2: MDFVDLDKVLDEFEEEEKQALSIVPGQELKPSGYIEFLERHEDSDWNSLNPSKYPSYGGYTIERRSAREPTNVAYDDPYDSFSHNKLGFITDYQNESMSFNGYDRSIDVKKSNSEIVTNLTRVGSTNSENVNTVYPSAKAPDRRGIANSTERKGTIAYQPIEVQTDALSPASEHELMSSPFPKSDIIVDGHGDTTVLNEVKVESEQNHSPIYASMDTMNLVSNNNSLADEQPFNSAAVACEDQSTNTLGEIVNTTALPAGTEISSTLETSGGRSLEQIISFHDPVEDEDLEDCDVDMYLKDMDTDVLKNSDSTKAYSGSQTNVNTSELSLEASQVPDIQSDLNHSQESQTRSLAEELNDAEQTEDHYSLSYSQNMPKRFCADVAESDVVASHLQNPDIVADIGLYVPEEATLQHVETAEDQLPSSDTVRQSVFNSIMRGKMELEHILENCVKSNSLNCTVGENLLRGRFEIEKILNNISESVPSNKGKVFLETERLHFSSLNQPDVTQNSETSGHALSMDEKAQDSNSLSPASSLTSNSNDSLSMGLGARPKDPSLLKKSRPNSLLGLSKVTLDRPSVPVSVDEPSSGETCHQHHLDAQSPSYFPDVTISHQLNGEFDQTSYKENTDGNPIIHNFSSSPNGSSTENLSDSSQEHVSNSQKTKRPTSLNIRKPEFNMEQNYNGSDREDEPSPSSGEHNEAIAIPDSDELNSVSASAQAVEEEGTIDITSHSQTLSSNLGQQAPFWIPDSDAPECMLCRVKFTIWKRRHHCRACGKVLCSTCCSQKALLPYMENKEARVCVECHLQLTSGSHRRSGEPKQVMFSDGIRPGGDLTELDGPEQTRPRRSARGSRKQGPSQHQGSPPARKIKDDSLYRSPCLLPETGLPPIYMVTGDTGYVEHDESINQIDYTDDFKAEGGPFIYFAVNKNLSVGVKIVNLDCCVNRVCWFFVTRGMCTAGQSELIVLLELTEEEMNGSVSPPRDIFVHFHNVYEEALKGFTVQDMGHSICHSNFLGSRDHGGFLYLRPTFQCLSKLSLPEPPYLFGILLQKWEVPWAKVFPIRLMLRLGAEYRYYPCPLVGVRNRKPVFFEIGHTIINLLADFRNYQYMLSHIPGVTIKMEDKKTVINFPRNRYNEVMKVVRNSNEHVMALGSSFSSEADSHLVCIQNEDGSYQTQAINIQNKPRLETGASFVVFNGALKTSTGLRAKSSIVEDGLMVQVLPEAIVSIKEAMKEMTNYTIQCGPLESTSAEEIVELRWTENDKNFNFGVKSYIDGMSLEGVESVSVKSQSDFLGETLAIRWTRVYFLQHQESSSSHFDPLDLSRLTEDIAQACCTALVKHLDELKKEGQVKLGLRVNLTRDSVGYEIGSKGRSLPAAMINNLDTFLVPIVHQASEEGIVMELVFNIVD, encoded by the exons ATGGATTTTGTTGATCTGGACAAAGTCTTAGATGAATTTGAAGAagaag agaagCAAGCCTTATCTATTGTTCCTGGACAAGAACTCAAACCTAGTGGATACATAGAGTTTTTAGAGAGACATGAAGACAGTGACTGGAATTCACTAAATCCTAGCAAGTACCCTTCTTATGGTGGTTACACCATAGAAAGGAGGTCTGCAAGGGAGCCAACAAATGTGGCATATGATGATCCCTATGATAGTTTTTCTCACAACAAATTGGGCTTTATAACAGATTACCAGAATGAATCTATGTCATTCAATGGTTATGATCGATCAATAGATGTGAAAAAGTCTAATAGTGAAATAGTGACCAACCTGACCCGCGTTGGGTCAACTAATAGTGAGAATGTGAACACAGTGTACCCCTCTGCCAAGGCACCAGATCGGCGAGGGATAGCCAATAGTACAGAGAGGAAAGGAACTATTGCTTATCAGCCCATAGAGGTACAAACTGATGCTCTGTCGCCAGCCAGTGAACATGAGCTCATGTCTTCTCCTTTTCCCAAATCTGATATCATTGTTGATGGTCATGGGGATACTACTGTGTTGAATGAAGTCAAGGTTGAATCAGAACAAAATCACAGTCCCATCTATGCAAGCATGGATACTATGAACCTTGTTTCTAATAACAACTCGCTTGCTGATGAACAGCCATTTAACTCTGCAGCTGTAGCTTGTGAAGATCAAAGTACTAACACTCTCGGAGAAATTGTCAACACTACAGCTTTGCCAGCTGGCACTGAAATTTCTTCCACCCTAGAAACAAGTGGGGGAAGAAGTTTAGAACAGATAATCAGCTTTCATGATCCTGTTGAAGATGAAGACTTGGAAGACTGTGATGTAGACATGTATCTAAAGGATATGGATACAGATGTTTTAAAGAACAGTGATTCTACTAAAGCATATTCTGGTAGTCAAACGAATGTAAATACCTCAGAACTATCTCTTGAAGCCTCACAGGTTCCAGATATACAGAGTGATTTAAATCACAGTCAAGAAAGTCAGACACGCAGTCTGGCCGAAGAACTGAATGATGCTGAACAGACTGAGGATCATTATTCCCTTTCTTATTCCCAAAACATGCCAAAAAGGTTCTGCGCTGATGTAGCAGAATCTGATGTTGTGGCTTCCCATCTCCAGAACCCTGATATTGTGGCAGATATTGGTTTGTATGTACCAGAGGAGGCAACTCTTCAACATGTAGAAACAGCGGAAGATCAGCTTCCTAGTTCTGATACTGTACGGCAATCTGTGTTTAATTCTATTATGAGGGGTAAAATGGAACTAGAGCACATTTTGGAAAACTGTGTTAAAAGTAATTCTCTTAACTGCACAGTTGGAGAAAATTTGCTTAGAGGgagatttgaaatagaaaaaattttgaataatatttCTGAGAGTGTCCCCTCTAACAAAGGCAAAGTTTTCTTAGAAACTGAAAGATTACATTTTTCTAGTCTGAATCAACCAGATGTTACTCAAAACTCTGAAACTTCTGGACATGCTCTCAGTATGGATGAAAAAGCTCAGGATTCTAACTCTTTGAGTCCTGCATCTTCCCTGACAAGCAACAGCAACGACAGTCTCAGTATGGGACTTGGTGCCAGGCCAAAAGATCcatctcttttaaaaaagagCAGACCCAACAGTTTATTGGGACTCTCAAAGGTGACTCTGGACAGGCCGTCTGTGCCCGTCTCAGTGGATGAACCAAGCTCTGGTGAAACTTGTCACCAGCATCACTTGGATGCTCAGAGCCCTTCCTACTTTCCTGATGTGACCATATCACATCAGCTTAATGGTGAGTTTGACCAAACAAGTTATAAAGAAAATACTGATGGCAACCCCATCATTCATAACTTTTCCTCATCCCCAAATGGTTCTAGCACAGAAAATCTGTCTGATTCATCTCAAGAGCATGTAAGCAACAGTCAAAAAACAAAGAGGCCAACATCTTTGAATATTAGAAAACCTGAATTTAACATGGAGCAGAATTACAATGGCAGTGATAGGGAAG ATGAACCATCCCCAAGTTCAGGTGAACACAATGAAGCAATCGCTATTCCTGACAGCGACGAATTGAACTCTGTCAGCGCCAGTGCACAGGCTGTAGAAGAAGAAGGAACTATTGACATCACATCACACTCACAGACACTTAGCAGTAATTTGGGACAGCAGGCCCCATTTTGGATACCAGATTCTGATGCTCCAGAATGCATGTTGTGTCGAGTCAAGTTCACCATATGGAAAAGAAGACACCATTGTAGGGCTTGTGGAAAG GTTTTGTGTTCGACATGCTGTAGTCAAAAGGCACTACTGCCCTACATGGAAAACAAAGAAGCTCGTGTTTGTGTTGAGTGTCACTTGCAATTGACCTCTG gtaGTCACCGTCGTTCTGGTGAGCCCAAACAGGTGATGTTTTCTGATGGCATTAGGCCTGGCGGGGACCTAACTGAGTTGGATGGCCCAGAGCAGACTAGGCCAAGGCGTTCAGCTCGAGGGTCTAGAAAACAAGGACCATCTCAACACCAAG GCTCCCCACCAGCTCGTAAAATCAAAGATGACAGTCTGTATCGAAGCCCATGTTTGTTGCCAGAGACAGGATTGCCTCCCATATACATGGTGACAGGAGATACTG GCTATGTTGAGCATGATGAATCTATCAATCAAATAGACTACACTGATGATTTTAAAG cTGAAGGTGGCCCATTTATTTACTTTGCTGTCAATAAAAATTTGTCTGTTGGAGTTAAAATTGTCAATC TGGACTGTTGTGTAAATCGAGTTTGTTGGTTCTTTGTGACACGagggatgtgcactgctggtcAGAGTGAATTAATTGTTCTGCTGGAACTGACAGAGGAAGAGATGAATGGCTCTGTGTCCCCACCAAGAGACATTTTTGTCCACTTCCACAATGTGTATGAGGAAGCTCTTAAAG ggTTTACTGTTCAAGACATGGGTCACTCTATTTGTCATTCAAACTTCCTTGGAAGTCGTGATCATGGTGGCTTCTTGTACTTGCGGCCAACATTTCAGTGCTTAAGCAAACTGTCTTTACCAGAGCCACCATATTTGTTTGGAATCTTGTTACAGAAGTGGGAGGTGCCCTGGGCTAAAGTGTTCCCTATCAGGTTGATGCTTCGACTAGGTGCAGAGTATAGAT attatCCTTGCCCTTTGGTAGGCGTCAGAAACAGGAAGCCAGTGTTCTTTGAAATAGGTCACACCATTATCAACCTTCTGGCAGATTTTCGTAACTACCAGTACATGTTAAGCCACATACCAGGTGTAACTATAAAAATGGAGGACAAGAAAACTGTAATCAACTTTCCCAGAAACAGATATAATGAA GTAATGAAGGTTGTGAGAAACAGTAATGAGCATGTGATGGCTCTTGGCTCCTCCTTTAGTTCTGAAGCAGACTCTCATTTAGTGTGCATACAGAATGAAGATGGCAGCTATCAAACTCAAGCTATTAACATTCAGAACAAGCCACGTTTAG AGACTGGTGCTAGTTTCGTTGTTTTCAATGGAGCACTGAAAACTAGCACAGGGCTGCGTGCTAAATCTAGCATTGTAGAAGATGGCCTCATGGTGCAGGTGCTACCAGAGGCTATAGTCAGCATCAAGGAAGCCATGAAAGAGATGACCAACTACACCATCCAGTGTGGACCACTGGAGTCCACATCAGCAGAGGAAATAGTTGAGCTACGATGGacagaaaatgacaaaaacttcAATTTTGG
- the LOC106052190 gene encoding zinc finger FYVE domain-containing protein 9-like isoform X1 — protein MDFVDLDKVLDEFEEEEKQALSIVPGQELKPSGYIEFLERHEDSDWNSLNPSKYPSYGGYTIERRSAREPTNVAYDDPYDSFSHNKLGFITDYQNESMSFNGYDRSIDVKKSNSEIVTNLTRVGSTNSENVNTVYPSAKAPDRRGIANSTERKGTIAYQPIEVQTDALSPASEHELMSSPFPKSDIIVDGHGDTTVLNEVKVESEQNHSPIYASMDTMNLVSNNNSLADEQPFNSAAVACEDQSTNTLGEIVNTTALPAGTEISSTLETSGGRSLEQIISFHDPVEDEDLEDCDVDMYLKDMDTDVLKNSDSTKAYSGSQTNVNTSELSLEASQVPDIQSDLNHSQESQTRSLAEELNDAEQTEDHYSLSYSQNMPKRFCADVAESDVVASHLQNPDIVADIGLYVPEEATLQHVETAEDQLPSSDTVRQSVFNSIMRGKMELEHILENCVKSNSLNCTVGENLLRGRFEIEKILNNISESVPSNKGKVFLETERLHFSSLNQPDVTQNSETSGHALSMDEKAQDSNSLSPASSLTSNSNDSLSMGLGARPKDPSLLKKSRPNSLLGLSKVTLDRPSVPVSVDEPSSGETCHQHHLDAQSPSYFPDVTISHQLNGEFDQTSYKENTDGNPIIHNFSSSPNGSSTENLSDSSQEHVSNSQKTKRPTSLNIRKPEFNMEQNYNGSDREDEPSPSSGEHNEAIAIPDSDELNSVSASAQAVEEEGTIDITSHSQTLSSNLGQQAPFWIPDSDAPECMLCRVKFTIWKRRHHCRACGKVLCSTCCSQKALLPYMENKEARVCVECHLQLTSAPGVNPRSPNPNNPNEYCSKVPPNQQASNHASPPVVMVPTGVLKPSGSHRRSGEPKQVMFSDGIRPGGDLTELDGPEQTRPRRSARGSRKQGPSQHQGSPPARKIKDDSLYRSPCLLPETGLPPIYMVTGDTGYVEHDESINQIDYTDDFKAEGGPFIYFAVNKNLSVGVKIVNLDCCVNRVCWFFVTRGMCTAGQSELIVLLELTEEEMNGSVSPPRDIFVHFHNVYEEALKGFTVQDMGHSICHSNFLGSRDHGGFLYLRPTFQCLSKLSLPEPPYLFGILLQKWEVPWAKVFPIRLMLRLGAEYRYYPCPLVGVRNRKPVFFEIGHTIINLLADFRNYQYMLSHIPGVTIKMEDKKTVINFPRNRYNEVMKVVRNSNEHVMALGSSFSSEADSHLVCIQNEDGSYQTQAINIQNKPRLETGASFVVFNGALKTSTGLRAKSSIVEDGLMVQVLPEAIVSIKEAMKEMTNYTIQCGPLESTSAEEIVELRWTENDKNFNFGVKSYIDGMSLEGVESVSVKSQSDFLGETLAIRWTRVYFLQHQESSSSHFDPLDLSRLTEDIAQACCTALVKHLDELKKEGQVKLGLRVNLTRDSVGYEIGSKGRSLPAAMINNLDTFLVPIVHQASEEGIVMELVFNIVD, from the exons ATGGATTTTGTTGATCTGGACAAAGTCTTAGATGAATTTGAAGAagaag agaagCAAGCCTTATCTATTGTTCCTGGACAAGAACTCAAACCTAGTGGATACATAGAGTTTTTAGAGAGACATGAAGACAGTGACTGGAATTCACTAAATCCTAGCAAGTACCCTTCTTATGGTGGTTACACCATAGAAAGGAGGTCTGCAAGGGAGCCAACAAATGTGGCATATGATGATCCCTATGATAGTTTTTCTCACAACAAATTGGGCTTTATAACAGATTACCAGAATGAATCTATGTCATTCAATGGTTATGATCGATCAATAGATGTGAAAAAGTCTAATAGTGAAATAGTGACCAACCTGACCCGCGTTGGGTCAACTAATAGTGAGAATGTGAACACAGTGTACCCCTCTGCCAAGGCACCAGATCGGCGAGGGATAGCCAATAGTACAGAGAGGAAAGGAACTATTGCTTATCAGCCCATAGAGGTACAAACTGATGCTCTGTCGCCAGCCAGTGAACATGAGCTCATGTCTTCTCCTTTTCCCAAATCTGATATCATTGTTGATGGTCATGGGGATACTACTGTGTTGAATGAAGTCAAGGTTGAATCAGAACAAAATCACAGTCCCATCTATGCAAGCATGGATACTATGAACCTTGTTTCTAATAACAACTCGCTTGCTGATGAACAGCCATTTAACTCTGCAGCTGTAGCTTGTGAAGATCAAAGTACTAACACTCTCGGAGAAATTGTCAACACTACAGCTTTGCCAGCTGGCACTGAAATTTCTTCCACCCTAGAAACAAGTGGGGGAAGAAGTTTAGAACAGATAATCAGCTTTCATGATCCTGTTGAAGATGAAGACTTGGAAGACTGTGATGTAGACATGTATCTAAAGGATATGGATACAGATGTTTTAAAGAACAGTGATTCTACTAAAGCATATTCTGGTAGTCAAACGAATGTAAATACCTCAGAACTATCTCTTGAAGCCTCACAGGTTCCAGATATACAGAGTGATTTAAATCACAGTCAAGAAAGTCAGACACGCAGTCTGGCCGAAGAACTGAATGATGCTGAACAGACTGAGGATCATTATTCCCTTTCTTATTCCCAAAACATGCCAAAAAGGTTCTGCGCTGATGTAGCAGAATCTGATGTTGTGGCTTCCCATCTCCAGAACCCTGATATTGTGGCAGATATTGGTTTGTATGTACCAGAGGAGGCAACTCTTCAACATGTAGAAACAGCGGAAGATCAGCTTCCTAGTTCTGATACTGTACGGCAATCTGTGTTTAATTCTATTATGAGGGGTAAAATGGAACTAGAGCACATTTTGGAAAACTGTGTTAAAAGTAATTCTCTTAACTGCACAGTTGGAGAAAATTTGCTTAGAGGgagatttgaaatagaaaaaattttgaataatatttCTGAGAGTGTCCCCTCTAACAAAGGCAAAGTTTTCTTAGAAACTGAAAGATTACATTTTTCTAGTCTGAATCAACCAGATGTTACTCAAAACTCTGAAACTTCTGGACATGCTCTCAGTATGGATGAAAAAGCTCAGGATTCTAACTCTTTGAGTCCTGCATCTTCCCTGACAAGCAACAGCAACGACAGTCTCAGTATGGGACTTGGTGCCAGGCCAAAAGATCcatctcttttaaaaaagagCAGACCCAACAGTTTATTGGGACTCTCAAAGGTGACTCTGGACAGGCCGTCTGTGCCCGTCTCAGTGGATGAACCAAGCTCTGGTGAAACTTGTCACCAGCATCACTTGGATGCTCAGAGCCCTTCCTACTTTCCTGATGTGACCATATCACATCAGCTTAATGGTGAGTTTGACCAAACAAGTTATAAAGAAAATACTGATGGCAACCCCATCATTCATAACTTTTCCTCATCCCCAAATGGTTCTAGCACAGAAAATCTGTCTGATTCATCTCAAGAGCATGTAAGCAACAGTCAAAAAACAAAGAGGCCAACATCTTTGAATATTAGAAAACCTGAATTTAACATGGAGCAGAATTACAATGGCAGTGATAGGGAAG ATGAACCATCCCCAAGTTCAGGTGAACACAATGAAGCAATCGCTATTCCTGACAGCGACGAATTGAACTCTGTCAGCGCCAGTGCACAGGCTGTAGAAGAAGAAGGAACTATTGACATCACATCACACTCACAGACACTTAGCAGTAATTTGGGACAGCAGGCCCCATTTTGGATACCAGATTCTGATGCTCCAGAATGCATGTTGTGTCGAGTCAAGTTCACCATATGGAAAAGAAGACACCATTGTAGGGCTTGTGGAAAG GTTTTGTGTTCGACATGCTGTAGTCAAAAGGCACTACTGCCCTACATGGAAAACAAAGAAGCTCGTGTTTGTGTTGAGTGTCACTTGCAATTGACCTCTG CCCCAGGCGTCAATCCTCGTAGTCCCAATCCCAACAACCCTAATGAGTACTGCTCAAAAGTGCCACCCAACCAGCAGGCCAGCAACCATGCAAGCCCCCCGGTTGTTATGGTACCAACTGGTGTTCTTAAACCTTCAG gtaGTCACCGTCGTTCTGGTGAGCCCAAACAGGTGATGTTTTCTGATGGCATTAGGCCTGGCGGGGACCTAACTGAGTTGGATGGCCCAGAGCAGACTAGGCCAAGGCGTTCAGCTCGAGGGTCTAGAAAACAAGGACCATCTCAACACCAAG GCTCCCCACCAGCTCGTAAAATCAAAGATGACAGTCTGTATCGAAGCCCATGTTTGTTGCCAGAGACAGGATTGCCTCCCATATACATGGTGACAGGAGATACTG GCTATGTTGAGCATGATGAATCTATCAATCAAATAGACTACACTGATGATTTTAAAG cTGAAGGTGGCCCATTTATTTACTTTGCTGTCAATAAAAATTTGTCTGTTGGAGTTAAAATTGTCAATC TGGACTGTTGTGTAAATCGAGTTTGTTGGTTCTTTGTGACACGagggatgtgcactgctggtcAGAGTGAATTAATTGTTCTGCTGGAACTGACAGAGGAAGAGATGAATGGCTCTGTGTCCCCACCAAGAGACATTTTTGTCCACTTCCACAATGTGTATGAGGAAGCTCTTAAAG ggTTTACTGTTCAAGACATGGGTCACTCTATTTGTCATTCAAACTTCCTTGGAAGTCGTGATCATGGTGGCTTCTTGTACTTGCGGCCAACATTTCAGTGCTTAAGCAAACTGTCTTTACCAGAGCCACCATATTTGTTTGGAATCTTGTTACAGAAGTGGGAGGTGCCCTGGGCTAAAGTGTTCCCTATCAGGTTGATGCTTCGACTAGGTGCAGAGTATAGAT attatCCTTGCCCTTTGGTAGGCGTCAGAAACAGGAAGCCAGTGTTCTTTGAAATAGGTCACACCATTATCAACCTTCTGGCAGATTTTCGTAACTACCAGTACATGTTAAGCCACATACCAGGTGTAACTATAAAAATGGAGGACAAGAAAACTGTAATCAACTTTCCCAGAAACAGATATAATGAA GTAATGAAGGTTGTGAGAAACAGTAATGAGCATGTGATGGCTCTTGGCTCCTCCTTTAGTTCTGAAGCAGACTCTCATTTAGTGTGCATACAGAATGAAGATGGCAGCTATCAAACTCAAGCTATTAACATTCAGAACAAGCCACGTTTAG AGACTGGTGCTAGTTTCGTTGTTTTCAATGGAGCACTGAAAACTAGCACAGGGCTGCGTGCTAAATCTAGCATTGTAGAAGATGGCCTCATGGTGCAGGTGCTACCAGAGGCTATAGTCAGCATCAAGGAAGCCATGAAAGAGATGACCAACTACACCATCCAGTGTGGACCACTGGAGTCCACATCAGCAGAGGAAATAGTTGAGCTACGATGGacagaaaatgacaaaaacttcAATTTTGG